Below is a window of Osmia bicornis bicornis chromosome 8, iOsmBic2.1, whole genome shotgun sequence DNA.
GAAACAAATGTTCGAGACACAAGCAGCGTTGTTGCACGTTGCTGGGTTTCTTTCTTCTCGAGTCACTTCCTGCGCCGCCAAGTGACTCACGTGAATCACCAAGCAgtcaagaagaagaggacgAAAAGGCGAAAGTATTCGACGAGGCTTTGCATGCTTCGTCCTTGCCGGCCAACTCGTACAACGTAtctaatcttttttttaaatcttgtACCACGAACTTGAACGATTAGATTTATCACGAAACCGGTAACCCGCATAGATCGTCGAACCTAACCTACACAAAAAGTTGATCCGTGTCTCGAAGCAACAGAGACGACACCATTTGACACGAGAGAAACCGGCACGAGCACGAGTACGAGTGATCGCAGCCGTGCGAACGCCAACGATAATTACTTGGATGACGTAGGATCGTCTAGAACGTGATACGcgagaaaatggatggaacgTAAACGAGAATTCTCTGGTGATCCTTGAAAATTTACGAAAGATCGAGTATCGGGTTGAGAAAACGCGCGAGCGGCCACCGTGTATGGTTTCCGGCGGCGTTTGCCTAGCGTGCCACGCCACGACGACCTCACGGGGGGGTTGGACGCTGTTCTTTTTTTAGAAACTATGTATCCCTATAGAGACATTGCTTTTACCCCTTACCTTTGCGTCTTCAAAATATTCGTTGAATCCACTTCGGTGTGTACTGGTTGTACCCGTACCCCTCAAATCTAATGGCCCTCTGTCGCACTCTATCCGtccctttccttctttctttctttcttcctcgcACACTCCTTCGTTCACTGTCTCCTTCCCTCTCGTTCTCCGTCCTTGTTCACGGCCCACTATATCCCAATCTACAGAGATTCTCCGGCGATTACTCGCTTCCTACTACTCCTGTGCTCGGTTCGTCGTCCCGTCGGCGTAGCGAACACATCGAAAGCAAAGGGAGGATCCGTGGACTGGTGCCGGTACGACGAGGCCACGAAACAGAGTAAAAAAGAAACCGAACGTGTCACTGGCTGAGATATTCCGCACTGGTCGAAAGTCTCGCGCGGCGCGGGTGCACCAAAGCTCCTCGGGGCACGGTCCTCCTTTGCTCGCCTCTAAGAAACGAATACGCACTGACTCAACGCGGCTGTTTACACACAACGAAAATAACCTCTGTCCGAACAAAGATTTCTTCTATCCCGAACGGTTCCTACGATTCTCTCGGTTTTCAGCACTTTCACGAGAAGCAGCACGACACCAGCCCACGATTCTACCGTTATCTAGGGCGATGCCTCTCTGCTGCTCGCTGCTTTGCCCTCTGCCTGTGACTATGTAATCACCAACTGGCCAGATGGCGCGCTCTGGCCCACAAATGGGACACGAGTCTGCCTTACCAGCTAACCAACTGCCGCCATAAATCGGTAATTATCcaaatatgaattttaaattaaaataaaatcagaaTTAATTAGTTGGCAATTGAAAATCCTTGAtagttttcttttctaatcagtaatataatt
It encodes the following:
- the LOC114877649 gene encoding uncharacterized protein LOC114877649, which gives rise to MTRKNFSRHARDTLFLLVVKFIRTGVYAYEFDARQFSIKGSLNGSRTKNSSECDEASINTRNKCSRHKQRCCTLLGFFLLESLPAPPSDSRESPSSQEEEDEKAKVFDEALHASSLPANSYNIVEPNLHKKLIRVSKQQRRHHLTREKPARARVRVIAAVRTPTIITWMT